One genomic region from Bactrocera neohumeralis isolate Rockhampton unplaced genomic scaffold, APGP_CSIRO_Bneo_wtdbg2-racon-allhic-juicebox.fasta_v2 ctg4524, whole genome shotgun sequence encodes:
- the LOC126767179 gene encoding histone H3: protein MARTKQTARKSTGGKAPRKQLATKAARKSAPATGGVKKPHRYRPGTVALREIRRYQKSTELLIRKLPFQRLVREIAQDFKTDLRFQSSAVMALQEASEAYLVGLFEDTNLCAIHAKRVTIMPKDIQLARRIRGERA, encoded by the coding sequence ATGGCTCGTACAAAACAAACAGCCCGTAAATCGACTGGTGGTAAAGCACCACGCAAGCAATTGGCAACCAAAGCAGCTCGTAAAAGTGCTCCGGCAACTGGTGGTGTAAAGAAACCTCATCGTTATCGCCCCGGTACAGTTGCATTACGAGAAATTCGTCGTTACCAAAAAAGTACTGAATTATTAATCCGAAAATTGCCATTCCAACGTTTGGTTCGAGAAATTGCTCAAGATTTCAAAACAGATTTACGTTTCCAAAGTTCTGCTGTTATGGCTCTACAGGAAGCAAGTGAAGCATATTTGGTTGGTCTGTTTGAGGATACAAATTTGTGCGCCATTCATGCAAAGCGTGTCACAATTATGCCAAAAGATATTCAATTGGCCAGACGTATTCGTGGAGAACGTGCTTAA
- the LOC126767180 gene encoding histone H4 yields the protein MTGRGKGGKGLGKGGAKRHRKVLRDNIQGITKPAIRRLARRGGVKRISGLIYEETRGVLKVFLENVIRDAVTYTEHAKRKTVTAMDVVYALKRQGRTLYGFGG from the coding sequence atgacTGGTCGCGGCAAAGGTGGAAAAGGCTTGGGTAAAGGTGGTGCTAAGCGTCATCGTAAAGTTTTACGTGATAACATCCAGGGAATCACTAAGCCTGCTATTCGGCGTTTGGCTCGTCGTGGAGGTGTAAAACGTATATCTGGTTTGATATATGAAGAAACTCGTGGAgtcttaaaagtatttttagagAATGTTATCCGTGATGCAGTTACCTATACTGAACACGCTAAAAGGAAGACAGTTACAGCAATGGATGTTGTATATGCTTTGAAGAGACAAGGACGTACCTTGTATGGATTCGGCGGTTAA